From the genome of Triticum aestivum cultivar Chinese Spring chromosome 1A, IWGSC CS RefSeq v2.1, whole genome shotgun sequence:
GTGATCACAGGTTACTTGTGTATGAACACATGTTAAATGGTTCTCTTGATGGTCATCTATTTGGGAAGAGAAACATTGCTGTTGCTGTCCTAAATTGGAACACCAGATATCAAATAGCCCTAGGAGTTGCCAAAGGATTGTCCTACTTGCATCAGGGTTGTCACAAATGCATCATACATTGCGACATTAAGCCAGGAAACATACTTGTGGATCCATCTTTTGTTCCTAAAATTGCAGACTTTGGGTTGGCAGCGTTTGTGGGAAGGGATTTTAGCCGAGTTCTGACAACATTCAGAGGAACTGCTGGTTATCTTGCCCCAGAGTGGCTTAGCGGAGTTGCAATCACACCGAGAATTGACGTTTATGGCTTTGGCATGGTACTTCTGGAAATCATTTCAGGAAGGAGGAATTCCTCACTTGAAACATCATACAACACTAGTGGCAGTAGCAGTTGCCAGAATGTTGAATATTTCCCTGTGCAAGCCATCAGCAAGCTTCACAGCGGAGATGTGAAGAGTTTGGTGGATCCACAATTGCATGGGGATTTCAATTTGGAAGAGGCTGAAAGAGTTTGCAAAGTTGCATGCTGGTGCATCCAAGATAATGAGTTTGATCGGCCGCCTATGGTTGAAGTGGTCCGGGTTCTTGAGGGTCTGCAAAAGATTGATATGCCCCCGATGCCAAGACTACTTGCAGCTCTAATGGTCTAACGGAACTGTCTGAATCTGCAACTTCAATGTAATATAATAACTCATAGAGTGTTTCGCATGCAATCAATGTTATTCATCTTTGTTTCAGCACATTCTTGAAAACTGTAATGTTGAGTGGAAGGAATAAAGCAAGCTTGCAGTTGCTAAATCATCTATTATTTGCGTTTTTGTGATAAGCAAGCATTGCAGCAAAATATGGCAGAACTAGAAATATGCATATGTTTTGTTGTTGGGATAGTTCGATAGCCTGGTCATGCCTCATGCTCCCTCGATGGCGGGGCCTCTTCATGCACGACGTCAGCAGCCTGGACCCACAGTGCCGGTGTGGCTGTCTGGCTGCGAAGGAAACATGCTCAGACGAATGATAAAATGAATCCAGCCTTGAAGATGGCCAAAGATGACATGAAGGTATGTAATATGTTGACAATTACTACATATAAATGCACTTGTTCTGTGTTGATTTTTCTCCTATCACCATCTTCTCTTGAGGATATTATTGCCTTTCTTGGAGATTATAATGATGATAGAATTCTTATTTCATAATATTCACCATATTATATAGTAATGCAATGCATTCTTTCTTTCCTTGAATTATTTTTCTCAGAAGTAACTTGGCTAACAATGTCATTTTTATATGCTGCAACCTAGAAGAAACAGCCACCAGTGGACGGGAATTCGTCACATAAAGTGCTCTGTCTCCTTGAGTCCATGCTGACAAAGCAATGCAGAAGCATCCCTCCTACTGTAATAACTACATCTGGGCTTTTAAACATCCTAAATTTTACAAATTTGGTAAAGGATTCTCTACCAGCAGCAAAGAACTGTTTCTCTTTTGATTGCCCCTTTTTTTTTCTGCCTTTCTACTGTTTGCAAATGTCCTGCTGTATTTATGTGCTGTGTTTTGGCATCTGGAACGAAGCATGAAGCATAAGCTTCTCAAGGTACTGCATTGCACTGTGCTTACACACTCATACTAAATTGCTGAGAAAAAGCTGCAGAAATTCATCCTCAATAAAAACCTTTACGTGATAATTCAGGTGTTCTTTTTAGACCTGGGATTGGAACTTCGAAACTTCTGTTTACAGTGCAGGTCAAACTGTATCTAATCAGGAAAATGCATAAGCTGTATAATCACCTGGTATTTTCAAATGTCTGTCTGATTCCTATATAGTCCTGGATAAGCCAATTCATACTGTAAAGGTGGTTGAATCTCGGGCTCTCCGTCTAACGACTTGCTTCCGGCACTGAGTGTTCATGCCAGACATGCCAGCGGCTGTACGACGGCCTCCCTGCCTCTGGTTTCTGGTTCTACAAGTTGAGCAAtggctggtggtggtggtgagctCTCTCTTCCCCTGCCCCCACCCCGCTCTTCCGAAATTGCATTTTCCACCATTGCAGGTCCAACTTGCGTAGACTTGTTATGAGCACTATAGCTTAAAGTAAAAGCTTCCACAAGGCTTGCGGGTCAGAATTAATCTCTTCTTCACTCACACTTGGGGACATTACATTGCATTTTGCCATGCTTCCATATTTCCTGTTCTGACAGTAGAGGTGGCAGCCTGTTCTATGGGTGCTCTGCTTTCAGATATATTGATATATTGATGTTGCGGATTTTGCCGAGTGAGGAGTTGAGTTTATCCAAGTAATCCTTGATCGATGGCTCTTGGGTAGCGGCTTGTAAATTGCGAGTCTTCGTGACGCAGGCTCCGTTCTCTTCCCCTCTGCAGGTTAACTTGAGCCCAAATACATGCATGCGTGCTTGCCGGCTCACACCATGATCCTAGCTAATTTTCTAGAGAAAGAGAAAGCTTTACATGTACACATGGGTGTAGAGTGTACTAGTATTATTCAAGCATGAGGAAGAAGTGGCGAATAGTAGTTTCGCATGAATAGTATTTTCTTGACATCGGTAACACGTTTACAAAAATTCGTCAAACAATATTCCTGTCTTTCTGTGGTCACACTTCTGTACGCAACTTTTCTTGGTCTTTTGTGTTGCTATCAGTTGAATTTTCACCTGTGGTTCCATCCAGCCACTTGATGGAAGCTTCATTGAAGGTTCTCCTTGTAGACAAGCTAACCCAGCACATACGTTTTATCGTAATACTTCCTTGTATTATGTACATCAACCTAGTTCAAGTTGCAGCCAAAGTCTGAATTGAATGGGTCCAAAATGGACTGTGGTGACTTTTCTGGACAGTCAGCAGAACATACTTGTTCAGCTCAACCTCTTCCATTCAATCTTATATATACAGCATCTTCTTCCTTCTCCAAATATCATAGCAGAGCAGCAATGTTCTCCATGCCTCCGCTCTACATATTATCACTCGGGCTTCTCCTCTTCCACACTACTCCTTGGTGTTCCTCCTTTGCAGCCGCATACAATGATACTCTCATGGAAGGCCAAGTGCTCGCTGTCGGGGGCAAGCTCTTCTCGAGAAACAGCAAGTTCGCGCTTGGCTTCTTCCAGTTCCAGCCAGCAAGCACCATCAGTAAGTCGTCTCAGAACACCGCATCTCCCAGCCCTAGCTTGTGGTACCTTGGCATATGGTTCAATAAGATCCCAGTttgcacttctgtatgggttgctaATAGGGATCAGCCCATCGCTGACCCCATCATCAACCAAACACGGTTCAAGATATCAAGTGATGGCAATCTTGTCATTGTAAACCATGCCGCCAACAATGAATCCATTGTTTGGTCCACCCGCGTTGTAAATAATAGGACACACCTCAGCAGAAACTACACTAGTACTGCCGTTCTCTTGAACAGTGGAAACCTTGCCCTCAAAGAGAGCCCGTCATCCGCCCTACCGGTGTGGCAGAGCTTCGACTACCTAACAGATGTTATACTTCCTGGTGCAAAGTTTGGCCGGAACAAGGTCACTGGTTTCAGTCACCAGGCCATCTCAAAGAAGAGCCTCATTGATCCGGGTCCTGGCTCATACAGCTATGAACTAGAACAGACCAAGGGGCTCGTCCTCAAGCGTCTCAATCCCTTGGTAGAATATTGGCTTTATGCATCCTCCACAAAATCATCGTTCAATCTTGTACCAATGCTCAAGGCAGTGCTAGATATGGATCCACGCACCAAAGGCTTGATGAACCCAACATATGTTAATAACGACCAAGAGGAGTACTACATGTACACTTCACTTGATGAGTCGTCTTCCTTTTTTATCTCACTAGACATCTCTGGTCAGGAAAAGCTGAATCTTTGGTCGCAAGCTAATCAATCTTGGCAAACCATATATGCCTCACCTAACAATCCCTGCATTCCTCCTGCTACTTGTGGACCTTACACGGTCTGCAATGGCAATGCACAGCTATCCTGTGACTGTATGAAGAGCTTCTCTCAGCAATCACCGCAAGATTGGGAGTTTGAGGACCGAACAGGAGGATGCATCAGAGATACACCATTACATTGCACTAGTGACAGAAACATCACAAGTTCAACAGACATGTTCCACCCAATTGCTCAAGTTACATTGCCCTACAACCCGCAGAGCATAGTCGTTGCTTCTACTCAGATCAAATGTGAAGAAGCTTGTCTCAGTTCCTGCTCCTGCACTGCTTACTCCTATAAGAATAACATATGCTATGTCTGGAATGGGGAATTGCTTAGCGTAAATCTGAACAACGGCATTGATATCACTTCTGAAGATGTTCTTTACCTCCGTCTTTCTGCCAAAGATTTCTTGCCAAGtttgagaaaaaacaaaataaaaccaaATGTTGGAGTTGTTACTGTCACAAGCATTGTTGGGTTTGGGCTACTCATGCTCCTGTTGTTGCTGTTACTGAATTGGAGGAACAAATTCATGTGGTGTGGTTTGCTGCCATTATACTATGACACTCAAGGTAGTGCCGGCGGGATTATAGCCTTCAAATATACTGATTTAGTTAGTGCTACTAAAAACTTCTCTGAAAAGATAGGTGTTGGAAGTTTTGGTTCTGTATACAAGGGGGTGTTAAGTGACTCGAAGACTATTGTAGCAGTGAAAAGGCTTGATGGGGCCCGTCAAGGAGAGAAGCAATTCAGGGCTGAGGTGAGCTCAGTTGGACTTATCCAACACATAAACCTAGTCAAATTGATTGGTTTCTGCTGCGAAGGTGATCACAGATTACTTGTGTATGAACACATGTTAAATGGGTCTCTTGATGGTCATCTGTTTAAGAAGAGAAATGATGCCACTGATGTCCTAAATTGGAACATCAGATATCAGATATCCCTAGGAGTTGCTAGAGGACTGTCCTACTTGCATCATTGTTGTCATGAGAGCATCATACACTGCGATATTAAGCCAGAGAACATACTTGTGGATGCATCATTTATTCCTAAAGTTGCAGACTTTGGGCTGGCAGCATTTGTGGGAAGGGATTTTAGCCGAATTCTGACTTCATTCAGAGGAACTGCAGGTTATCTTGCCCCAGAGTGGCTTAGCGGAGTGGCAATCACACCGAAAGTCGACGTCTACGGCTTCGGCATGGTACTGCTGGAAATAATATCAGGAAGGAGGAATTCGTCACCTCAAACATCACACAATACTAGGAGCAGCAGCAGTTACCAACATGATGAATATTTCCCTGTGCAAGCCATCAGCAAGCTTCATGGTGGAGATGTGAAGAGTATAGTGGATCCACGTTTACATGGTGGCTTCAATTTGGAAGAGGCTGAAAGGGTTTGCAAAGTTGCATGTTGGTGCATCCAAGATAATGAGGTCGATCGGCCAACGATGGGTGAAGTGGTCCGGGTCCTCGAGGGTCTACAGGAGATCGATATGCCCCCTATGCCAAGACTCCTTGCAGCTCTAACagaacaatctgatgctgcaacttcagtgtactccctccgatccaattTGGTTGTCGTTCAAACGGATGTATATAGCACTGAAATACGTCGAGATACATCTGTTTCAGCAACAACTAATATTTatcggagggagtaataaactTAATTCATAGAGAGTAGGCCGCTTTGTCtcagcaaaaaaaaataaaaattgaggTTCTATTGTTGAGGAGAAGGAATAAAGGAAGCAAGCACTGAGCAAAATATGGCCATACTATAGTTGTGTCACTTGTAAGCTGGGATAGTTGATATATGTATTTATACTTGCGGCATTCATAGAGATGTGTCACT
Proteins encoded in this window:
- the LOC123185418 gene encoding G-type lectin S-receptor-like serine/threonine-protein kinase At2g19130, which produces MDCGDFSGQSAEHTCSAQPLPFNLIYTASSSFSKYHSRAAMFSMPPLYILSLGLLLFHTTPWCSSFAAAYNDTLMEGQVLAVGGKLFSRNSKFALGFFQFQPASTISKSSQNTASPSPSLWYLGIWFNKIPVCTSVWVANRDQPIADPIINQTRFKISSDGNLVIVNHAANNESIVWSTRVVNNRTHLSRNYTSTAVLLNSGNLALKESPSSALPVWQSFDYLTDVILPGAKFGRNKVTGFSHQAISKKSLIDPGPGSYSYELEQTKGLVLKRLNPLVEYWLYASSTKSSFNLVPMLKAVLDMDPRTKGLMNPTYVNNDQEEYYMYTSLDESSSFFISLDISGQEKLNLWSQANQSWQTIYASPNNPCIPPATCGPYTVCNGNAQLSCDCMKSFSQQSPQDWEFEDRTGGCIRDTPLHCTSDRNITSSTDMFHPIAQVTLPYNPQSIVVASTQIKCEEACLSSCSCTAYSYKNNICYVWNGELLSVNLNNGIDITSEDVLYLRLSAKDFLPSLRKNKIKPNVGVVTVTSIVGFGLLMLLLLLLLNWRNKFMWCGLLPLYYDTQGSAGGIIAFKYTDLVSATKNFSEKIGVGSFGSVYKGVLSDSKTIVAVKRLDGARQGEKQFRAEVSSVGLIQHINLVKLIGFCCEGDHRLLVYEHMLNGSLDGHLFKKRNDATDVLNWNIRYQISLGVARGLSYLHHCCHESIIHCDIKPENILVDASFIPKVADFGLAAFVGRDFSRILTSFRGTAGYLAPEWLSGVAITPKVDVYGFGMVLLEIISGRRNSSPQTSHNTRSSSSYQHDEYFPVQAISKLHGGDVKSIVDPRLHGGFNLEEAERVCKVACWCIQDNEVDRPTMGEVVRVLEGLQEIDMPPMPRLLAALTEQSDAATSVYSLRSNLVVVQTDVYSTEIRRDTSVSATTNIYRRE